One genomic window of Pueribacillus theae includes the following:
- a CDS encoding CoA-binding protein produces the protein MATGNLEETIRKIINEKKRIAVVGLSDNPERTSYGVTEAMQNAGYEIIPVNPMIKEWKGIPAVSSLKDIDGHVDVVNVFRQSKFLPEIAKETVEIGADVLWGQLGVENEEAREYAEKNGVTVVMNRCIKVEHAKYRNR, from the coding sequence ATGGCGACAGGTAATTTAGAAGAAACGATTCGAAAAATAATTAACGAAAAGAAAAGAATAGCAGTTGTCGGGTTGTCGGACAATCCTGAACGTACATCTTACGGGGTCACTGAGGCCATGCAAAATGCAGGGTATGAAATTATTCCAGTGAATCCGATGATTAAAGAGTGGAAAGGAATACCTGCCGTTTCCTCTTTAAAAGACATTGATGGCCATGTTGATGTAGTGAATGTATTTCGCCAAAGCAAATTCCTTCCGGAAATCGCAAAAGAAACAGTTGAAATCGGAGCGGACGTCCTTTGGGGCCAACTTGGTGTTGAGAATGAAGAAGCGAGAGAATACGCTGAAAAGAATGGCGTTACTGTTGTGATGAATCGTTGCATAAAGGTGGAGCATGCAAAATATAGAAATAGGTAG